In the genome of Pseudomonas putida, one region contains:
- a CDS encoding metal ABC transporter ATPase has translation MPRTLIRKNPSNFKTLPLHVEATPDGLAYKPIGMPLNFSQVQQRRKAIQLDNPERFVVELANLGVSVRLTLHWQHRDFWVLVRQRRQDRGDVVLKLISGYVPAQELNLPLHTAIQEVAEECLMETPEGWLGGRFNDTWLPAPYADALHYREALPFVLSPESGAARPVHCDNLMLLERPHAYVHLPTASLQLIYDLRLQVPREAKSLSLFHVDERLEGDQLVARLNRKRPDLYLMPLVDGQPTAELYTLKKDQLVPASTRGLYLAESFARQDGWVVKDERIRWKEWIKQQGLAQAPASNLQRFSDKARALLQRALHK, from the coding sequence GTGCCGCGAACGCTGATCCGCAAGAACCCCAGCAACTTCAAGACCTTGCCGTTGCATGTCGAAGCCACACCCGACGGCCTGGCCTACAAGCCCATCGGCATGCCGCTGAACTTCTCCCAGGTGCAGCAGCGACGCAAAGCCATCCAACTGGACAACCCCGAGCGCTTCGTGGTCGAACTGGCCAATCTTGGGGTATCGGTGCGCCTGACATTGCATTGGCAGCATCGCGACTTCTGGGTGCTGGTGCGCCAGCGCCGCCAGGATCGCGGCGATGTGGTGCTCAAGCTCATCTCCGGTTACGTCCCGGCCCAGGAGCTCAACCTGCCGCTGCACACCGCGATCCAAGAGGTGGCCGAGGAGTGCCTGATGGAGACGCCCGAAGGCTGGCTGGGCGGGCGCTTCAACGACACCTGGCTGCCGGCACCCTACGCCGACGCCCTGCACTACCGCGAGGCCCTACCGTTTGTCCTGAGTCCCGAATCCGGCGCTGCGCGCCCGGTTCACTGCGACAACCTGATGCTACTGGAACGCCCGCACGCCTATGTGCACCTGCCAACGGCATCCCTGCAGTTGATCTATGACCTGCGCCTGCAAGTCCCTCGGGAGGCCAAGTCGCTCAGCCTGTTCCATGTCGACGAAAGGCTCGAAGGCGACCAACTGGTCGCGCGCCTGAACCGCAAGCGTCCGGATCTGTACCTGATGCCACTGGTCGATGGCCAGCCCACGGCCGAGCTCTACACCTTGAAGAAAGACCAATTGGTGCCAGCGAGCACCCGGGGTCTGTATTTGGCCGAAAGCTTTGCCCGACAGGATGGCTGGGTGGTGAAGGATGAGCGGATTCGCTGGAAGGAATGGATCAAGCAGCAAGGGCTGGCGCAGGCACCGGCATCCAACTTGCAACGCTTCAGCGATAAGGCGCGGGCGCTGTTGCAGCGAGCCCTGCACAAGTAA
- the hldE gene encoding bifunctional D-glycero-beta-D-manno-heptose-7-phosphate kinase/D-glycero-beta-D-manno-heptose 1-phosphate adenylyltransferase HldE gives MKLSMPRFDQAPVLVVGDVMLDRYWHGGTSRISPEAPVPVVKVEQIEDRPGGAANVALNIAALGAPASLVGVTGQDEAADSLANSLQAAGVRSVFQRIAHQPTIVKLRVMSRHQQLLRIDFEEPFATDPLSLGEEVDDLLEGIKVLVLSDYGKGALKNHQSLIQAARAKGIPVLADPKGKDFSIYRGASLITPNLSEFETIVGRCADESELVAKGLQLLQDLELGALLVTRGEHGMTLLRTGHPALHLPARAREVFDVTGAGDTVISTLAAAIAAGEDLPHAVALANLAAGIVVGKLGTAAISAPELRRAIQREEGSERGVLTLEQLLLAIDDARAHNEKIVFTNGCFDILHAGHVTYLEQARAQGDRLIVAINDDASVSRLKGPGRPINSVDRRMAVLAGLGAVDWVISFPEGTPENLLSQVKPDVLVKGGDYGIDQVVGADIVKAYGGTVKVLGLVENSSTTAIVEKIRKH, from the coding sequence ATGAAGTTGTCCATGCCGCGTTTCGATCAAGCCCCGGTCCTGGTGGTCGGTGATGTCATGCTCGACCGCTACTGGCATGGCGGTACCTCGCGGATCTCTCCCGAAGCACCGGTGCCGGTGGTCAAGGTCGAGCAGATCGAGGATCGCCCCGGCGGCGCGGCCAACGTCGCCCTGAACATCGCTGCCCTCGGCGCCCCAGCCTCGCTGGTTGGCGTGACCGGGCAGGACGAGGCTGCCGACAGCCTCGCCAACAGCTTGCAGGCCGCGGGCGTGCGTTCGGTCTTCCAGCGCATCGCCCACCAGCCGACCATCGTCAAGCTGCGGGTCATGAGCCGTCACCAGCAGCTGTTGCGCATCGATTTCGAAGAACCGTTCGCCACCGACCCGCTGTCGCTGGGCGAAGAAGTCGATGACCTGCTCGAAGGCATCAAGGTGCTGGTCCTGTCCGACTACGGCAAGGGTGCGCTGAAGAACCATCAGAGCCTGATCCAGGCGGCGAGGGCCAAGGGCATTCCAGTGCTGGCCGACCCCAAGGGCAAGGACTTTTCCATCTATCGCGGCGCCAGCCTGATTACCCCGAACCTCAGCGAGTTCGAGACCATCGTCGGCCGTTGCGCCGATGAGTCCGAGCTGGTCGCCAAGGGCCTGCAACTGCTCCAGGATCTAGAGCTGGGCGCACTGCTGGTGACTCGCGGTGAACACGGCATGACCCTGCTGCGCACTGGCCACCCGGCCTTGCATTTGCCCGCCCGCGCCCGCGAAGTGTTCGATGTCACCGGCGCCGGCGATACCGTGATCTCGACCCTGGCCGCGGCCATTGCCGCCGGAGAGGACCTGCCCCATGCCGTTGCCCTGGCCAACCTGGCCGCTGGCATTGTGGTCGGCAAGCTGGGTACCGCCGCCATCAGTGCGCCGGAGCTGCGTCGGGCGATCCAGCGTGAAGAGGGCTCCGAGCGCGGCGTGCTCACCCTTGAGCAGTTGCTCCTGGCCATCGATGACGCTCGGGCGCACAACGAAAAGATCGTCTTCACCAATGGGTGCTTCGACATTCTCCATGCCGGCCATGTCACCTATCTGGAGCAGGCCCGCGCCCAAGGCGACCGTCTGATCGTGGCAATCAATGATGACGCTTCGGTCAGCCGCCTCAAGGGGCCGGGCCGGCCGATCAACAGTGTCGATCGGCGCATGGCCGTACTGGCTGGCCTGGGTGCGGTGGACTGGGTCATCAGCTTCCCCGAGGGCACGCCGGAAAACCTGCTGAGCCAGGTCAAGCCGGACGTGCTGGTCAAAGGGGGCGACTATGGCATCGACCAGGTGGTCGGCGCCGACATCGTCAAGGCCTACGGCGGCACCGTGAAAGTGCTGGGGCTGGTGGAGAACAGCTCGACCACCGCCATCGTCGAGAAGATCCGCAAGCACTGA